A single window of Rubripirellula lacrimiformis DNA harbors:
- a CDS encoding DUF1559 domain-containing protein, producing MTISRKSTRHGFTLIELLVVIGIIGVLLGLLMPSMRFSHDAARRMSCSNNVKQIGLALHNYHSSFSQLPQAMGGTGQSDDFLNSNHDRLSGLVAILPFVEEQPVWETISNPSTFDSVAYPAMGPAPWVLKYDPWRYELPVLQCPSSPYQSTTFGTTSFAFCIGDTARQIHKSDSTRGIFNCRQPTRFRQILDGLSNTIAMTEMGLLDDGSVNSQFANRQPISVLDSPSQCGDTRDPDRPGFYRDGISVGIQGRGARWADGGSGFSLANTILPPNSASCAVVGNHAVDGIYSAGSQHVGGCHVLMADGAVKFVTDSIDAGDSNASTAPIGSSVQGDLSEFVATPYGLWGALGTSAADDAVQQDF from the coding sequence ATGACGATCTCTCGCAAATCTACTCGCCATGGGTTCACGCTGATCGAATTGTTGGTGGTGATCGGGATCATCGGCGTCTTGTTGGGATTGCTGATGCCTTCGATGCGATTTTCGCACGATGCAGCGCGGCGAATGTCGTGTTCAAACAACGTTAAACAGATCGGTCTGGCGCTTCACAATTACCACAGCAGTTTTAGTCAGCTTCCCCAAGCGATGGGGGGAACCGGGCAGTCGGATGATTTCTTGAACTCGAATCACGATCGACTCAGCGGGTTGGTTGCGATTTTGCCCTTCGTGGAAGAACAGCCTGTCTGGGAAACCATTTCGAACCCTAGCACCTTCGATTCGGTCGCCTATCCTGCGATGGGGCCCGCACCTTGGGTGCTGAAGTACGACCCGTGGCGTTATGAACTGCCGGTACTTCAATGCCCGAGTTCGCCCTACCAGTCAACCACGTTTGGCACCACCAGTTTTGCGTTTTGCATCGGCGACACTGCTCGCCAAATTCACAAGTCGGACTCGACGCGGGGGATATTCAATTGTCGGCAACCAACCAGGTTCCGGCAAATCCTTGATGGGCTGTCCAATACGATCGCGATGACCGAAATGGGGTTGCTGGACGACGGCAGCGTCAACAGTCAGTTTGCCAACCGACAACCCATATCGGTGCTCGATTCCCCTTCTCAGTGCGGCGATACACGGGATCCCGATCGTCCCGGATTCTATCGCGACGGCATTTCGGTCGGGATTCAAGGCCGCGGGGCGCGATGGGCTGATGGTGGGTCTGGGTTTTCACTGGCCAACACGATTCTTCCCCCTAACAGTGCAAGCTGTGCGGTTGTCGGGAACCATGCCGTCGACGGAATCTATTCGGCCGGCAGTCAACACGTAGGCGGTTGTCATGTTTTGATGGCCGACGGCGCAGTGAAGTTTGTAACGGATTCGATCGACGCCGGTGATTCGAATGCGTCAACTGCACCGATCGGATCCAGTGTTCAAGGTGATCTCAGCGAATTCGTTGCGACCCCCTACGGTCTTTGGGGGGCGTTGGGGACGTCAGCGGCCGACGACGCCGTGCAACAGGACTTTTAG
- a CDS encoding ThuA domain-containing protein, whose product MKRPPFFAAVLAVLLCVPTSVRGQDDAKTKTADQPALKILLVAGGCCHDYAAQSKILKTELEKRLDAEVTVAFSADTSTGTTFEIYESDKWADGFDVVIHDECSAAVTDRPYVDRILDAHLTGVPAVNLHCAMHSYRWGDYREPVEIGADNSRWYEMLGLQSTGHGPKFPIDVDYSASKHPITQGLENWQTYQDELYNNVRIFGGAEVLASGVQTQSPSPKELKRNPDAKPREATAVVAWTNLYGPKKTRVFSTTLGHFNETVADERYLDLVTRGILWTTGRLDSAGKEVAPAAAAK is encoded by the coding sequence ATGAAACGCCCTCCATTTTTCGCTGCCGTCCTGGCCGTATTGCTATGTGTCCCAACAAGTGTCCGCGGACAAGACGACGCCAAGACCAAAACCGCGGACCAACCCGCCCTGAAAATTTTACTGGTCGCTGGTGGTTGCTGCCATGATTACGCGGCGCAGTCCAAAATTCTGAAGACCGAATTAGAGAAGCGTCTGGATGCGGAAGTCACGGTTGCCTTCAGTGCTGATACCAGCACCGGGACCACTTTTGAAATCTACGAATCTGACAAATGGGCGGATGGTTTCGACGTTGTGATCCACGACGAGTGTTCGGCCGCTGTGACCGATCGTCCTTACGTTGACCGAATTCTCGACGCACACCTGACCGGTGTCCCTGCGGTGAACCTGCACTGTGCAATGCACAGCTATCGATGGGGCGACTACCGCGAACCTGTCGAGATCGGTGCTGACAATTCGCGTTGGTACGAGATGCTGGGCCTGCAGTCGACCGGACACGGTCCCAAGTTCCCCATCGACGTCGACTACTCCGCTTCGAAGCACCCGATCACTCAGGGGCTGGAAAACTGGCAAACCTATCAGGACGAACTGTACAACAACGTTCGGATCTTTGGTGGCGCCGAAGTCCTTGCGTCGGGCGTGCAAACGCAATCGCCTTCACCGAAAGAATTGAAGCGAAATCCCGACGCCAAGCCACGCGAAGCGACCGCAGTGGTTGCATGGACCAACCTGTACGGTCCCAAGAAGACGCGAGTCTTTAGCACCACGCTGGGACACTTCAACGAAACGGTCGCCGATGAACGTTACCTTGATCTGGTCACACGCGGCATTCTGTGGACAACCGGACGTCTAGACAGCGCTGGCAAAGAAGTCGCACCAGCGGCAGCTGCCAAGTAG
- a CDS encoding sensor histidine kinase encodes MSVPSEVAGERIAASSSESGIGTPESHRDTAQRYLWIALVVAIGVFAIDVWIHVGIATPIGYIAVGNVTIGSIAVAYIAVAYIAVVYLVSLAGRRRQVLGAAAATTVLTIVAWILSTAAWFDWATIENRLLSLFAIGLTTLFCHRELSQREQNQRLVASLKDERSKLLVSEGRTRSLFNSAMDAVITFDRDGIVDQWNQQAETIFGYTMLESSGRPLIDLVAPLNRYQSYQRLLDYFVANAKRPIRNRHLEIAARRRDGSTFSVEISVVPVPRADGNWFCLFARDITERKQLEVARRQLNQRLRDSVVAKDADLVSARDRLNMALTSANVGLWDWNAQTNKVYYSPTYKTQLGFPSDTHWDTFESWRSRLHPDDEAKTLACIDQYFQQRRGDYQTTFRMCCKDGTYRWILAQGRATFGPDGEPVRVLGVHIDVSDQVRSEEKLRQLNDALKKANQALEASNTELQQFAYVASHDLQAPLRAVVGFAQLLETDYCDRLDPRGEDYVQRIVAASRRMQQLINDLLRYSRVQSSDLTNASVPLDDALVDAIGLLESQIANSGAIVTSDPLPTISGDPSQWSQMLTNLIGNSIKYCDQTPRIHVSADRGHNAWMIRVRDNGIGIAKEDQQRVFEVFRRLHPQHRYPGNGIGLAICQRIAQRHGGSISAASNDGVGSTFLIDIPDNTDDSN; translated from the coding sequence ATGTCAGTGCCATCAGAGGTCGCCGGCGAACGCATCGCGGCATCGTCGTCCGAGTCTGGGATCGGTACGCCGGAGTCGCACCGTGACACCGCACAAAGGTATCTCTGGATTGCTTTGGTCGTAGCCATCGGTGTGTTCGCAATCGATGTTTGGATCCATGTGGGGATCGCGACCCCGATTGGCTATATCGCAGTGGGCAATGTCACGATTGGCTCTATCGCAGTGGCCTATATCGCAGTGGCCTACATCGCCGTTGTCTACCTCGTTTCCTTGGCGGGGCGACGACGACAAGTGCTTGGGGCTGCCGCGGCCACCACGGTGCTGACGATCGTTGCCTGGATTCTTTCAACAGCGGCATGGTTCGATTGGGCGACGATCGAGAATCGTCTGCTGTCCCTGTTTGCCATCGGGTTGACGACGCTGTTTTGTCACCGCGAACTTTCACAACGCGAACAAAATCAGAGGCTTGTCGCTTCACTGAAAGATGAGCGTTCCAAGCTGTTGGTCAGCGAAGGACGCACTCGTTCGCTGTTCAATTCAGCCATGGATGCGGTGATCACGTTCGATCGCGACGGGATTGTCGATCAATGGAATCAGCAAGCCGAAACGATCTTCGGTTACACGATGCTAGAATCCAGTGGACGGCCGTTGATTGATTTGGTCGCGCCGCTGAATCGTTACCAATCTTATCAACGTCTGCTGGATTATTTCGTCGCGAACGCCAAACGTCCGATTCGCAATCGGCACCTGGAAATTGCCGCTAGGCGGCGGGACGGTAGCACGTTTTCGGTCGAAATATCGGTGGTTCCCGTTCCTCGCGCAGACGGGAACTGGTTCTGTCTGTTTGCACGTGACATTACCGAACGCAAGCAGCTAGAAGTCGCCCGCCGGCAACTGAATCAACGCCTCCGCGATTCCGTTGTTGCCAAGGACGCTGATCTAGTCAGCGCACGTGATCGTCTGAATATGGCGTTGACCAGCGCCAATGTTGGATTGTGGGATTGGAACGCGCAGACGAACAAAGTCTATTATTCGCCTACCTACAAGACTCAGCTTGGGTTCCCCAGCGACACCCATTGGGACACGTTCGAAAGTTGGCGTTCACGTTTGCACCCGGATGACGAAGCCAAGACTTTGGCGTGCATCGACCAATACTTTCAGCAGCGCCGGGGTGATTATCAAACCACGTTTCGAATGTGTTGCAAAGATGGAACGTACCGTTGGATACTGGCCCAAGGTCGTGCCACGTTTGGACCGGATGGCGAACCGGTGCGGGTGTTGGGAGTCCATATCGACGTTTCGGATCAGGTGCGGTCCGAGGAAAAACTGCGTCAATTGAATGACGCGTTGAAAAAGGCTAATCAGGCGCTGGAGGCAAGCAACACAGAACTACAACAGTTTGCCTATGTCGCCTCGCATGACCTGCAGGCGCCGCTACGCGCTGTGGTCGGGTTCGCTCAATTGCTAGAAACGGACTACTGCGATCGGCTTGACCCGCGTGGAGAGGACTATGTCCAGCGGATCGTTGCGGCATCGCGGCGGATGCAGCAGTTGATCAACGACTTGCTTCGATATTCGCGAGTCCAGTCCAGCGATCTGACCAATGCATCGGTGCCTTTGGATGACGCTCTGGTCGATGCGATTGGATTGTTGGAATCGCAGATTGCCAACAGCGGCGCGATCGTGACGAGCGACCCGCTGCCTACGATTTCCGGTGATCCATCCCAGTGGTCGCAAATGTTGACCAACCTGATCGGAAACTCGATCAAGTATTGCGACCAGACACCTCGCATTCATGTTTCTGCGGATCGTGGTCATAACGCGTGGATGATACGCGTCCGGGACAACGGAATCGGGATCGCGAAAGAAGATCAGCAGCGCGTTTTTGAAGTCTTTCGTCGATTGCACCCGCAGCATCGCTATCCCGGAAATGGCATTGGACTAGCGATTTGCCAACGAATCGCACAGCGGCACGGTGGATCCATCTCTGCTGCGTCCAACGATGGTGTCGGCAGCACTTTCCTGATCGACATTCCGGATAACACTGATGATTCAAATTGA
- a CDS encoding serine/threonine protein kinase, which translates to MNLLPDHSSHPHTRALQATRVFDHALIDRLRATGKFNDEQLKLVHEELVQFVQHTADDWSFLDLPKGTTVGEYELAELLGQGGSGQVYRAFHPGREEESVALKLVKKTRSTDRFRREMELVQRLAHPNVVVSYEVGELRGVLYIVMEKLEGPDLHQHVRTSGPIPWQDTIELMLDAAHGLQHAHHRGLIHRDVKPGNLMFDGGKIKVTDLGLAVLTEEPAPDSHTKFHTRLEMIGGTPEFMAPEQARSLGAATHQSDIYALGSTWFFLLTGISRVSGESMNDQITNLIRNLNIRKLPSSEFPTDLANIIDRMTAHRAEDRYESMADVATAIQSMRLIQADTSKRRGVRIMVVEDDRDDLYLTVEMLRRANQSVSVSEAHSLAEAIEATRQADSIDVLLLDLRLPDSVGMETVIRARDALPGIPIIVLTGQDDVAVGEACIAAGADDFASKNDLNAHLLERLIFVTLSRFKHNRAGYQPTPPAVLDGAPPSTSQD; encoded by the coding sequence ATGAACCTGTTGCCAGATCATTCGTCGCATCCGCATACGAGGGCCCTCCAGGCGACTCGGGTGTTTGACCACGCGTTGATCGACCGGCTACGTGCAACGGGGAAATTCAACGACGAACAACTGAAACTGGTCCACGAAGAACTGGTCCAGTTTGTCCAGCATACCGCCGATGACTGGTCTTTCTTGGACCTGCCCAAGGGAACAACGGTGGGCGAGTACGAACTTGCGGAACTGTTGGGACAGGGCGGGTCTGGCCAAGTGTATCGTGCCTTCCATCCGGGGCGTGAGGAAGAATCGGTGGCGTTGAAACTGGTCAAAAAGACGCGTTCGACCGATCGATTTCGGCGAGAAATGGAACTGGTCCAGCGGTTAGCGCACCCCAACGTAGTCGTTTCCTATGAAGTCGGTGAATTGCGTGGCGTGCTGTACATTGTGATGGAGAAGTTGGAAGGCCCCGATTTGCATCAACATGTTCGCACGTCGGGCCCGATCCCCTGGCAAGATACGATCGAATTGATGTTGGACGCAGCGCATGGTTTGCAACATGCGCACCATCGCGGTCTGATCCACCGCGACGTCAAACCTGGAAATCTGATGTTTGATGGTGGCAAGATCAAAGTGACCGATCTTGGTTTGGCGGTCCTGACCGAAGAACCGGCACCGGATTCCCATACGAAGTTCCACACGCGTTTGGAAATGATTGGCGGGACGCCAGAGTTCATGGCACCCGAACAGGCTCGATCGCTGGGCGCTGCGACTCACCAATCGGACATCTACGCGTTGGGGTCAACCTGGTTCTTCTTGCTGACCGGGATATCGCGAGTCAGTGGCGAATCGATGAACGATCAGATCACGAATTTGATTCGGAATTTGAACATACGCAAACTTCCATCATCGGAATTCCCCACCGACTTGGCCAATATCATTGACCGGATGACCGCTCATCGTGCGGAAGACCGCTACGAGTCGATGGCCGATGTTGCGACCGCGATCCAGTCGATGCGTTTGATCCAAGCCGACACCTCCAAACGCAGAGGCGTTCGCATCATGGTGGTCGAGGACGATCGGGATGACCTGTACCTGACGGTCGAAATGCTGCGCCGCGCCAATCAATCGGTATCCGTATCCGAGGCCCACTCGTTAGCCGAAGCGATCGAAGCGACCCGACAAGCCGATTCAATCGATGTGTTGTTATTGGACCTGCGTTTGCCCGATAGCGTCGGGATGGAAACGGTCATCCGCGCACGTGACGCACTTCCCGGCATTCCGATCATCGTGTTGACCGGGCAAGACGATGTGGCCGTAGGCGAAGCCTGCATCGCCGCCGGTGCCGATGATTTTGCATCCAAGAACGATCTGAACGCGCACCTGTTGGAACGTTTGATCTTTGTCACCCTAAGCCGGTTCAAACACAACCGAGCCGGGTATCAGCCAACGCCACCTGCGGTTCTGGATGGTGCACCGCCATCAACGTCACAAGATTGA
- a CDS encoding PHP domain-containing protein produces MNPSNPLRFLSFVVTTLFCFAAPLSAQAGDPPLKWWKGNLHTHSLWSDGDQFPEMIGDWYRQRDYNFLAITDHNVLSEGDRWMSLKKIVARSDDGILDRYRERFGDSWVETRSIQDGKDTEVRLKPLDEFRSQLEKSEKFILIPAEEISDRAEGKPVHINATNLLEAIPPSGGDTVREVMQNNLRAILAHEKSHGRHVLPHINHPNFHYAMTADDLAAVVSERFFEVYNGHPGVNHMGDHEHPSVERIWDLANAIRRTDLDIPPLMGLATDDSHEYHGKPGSRPGRGWVMVRSRYLSPEHLIKAMKAGDFYSSSGVTLRDLEYQPSTKTLSLQVEPQPGAKYKIEFIATLAPEPNETAEDAEKRIGKVVKSVEGVKASYQVTGRELYVRAVISSDQPPQDPSFKDQTQQAWTQPVGWE; encoded by the coding sequence ATGAACCCGTCCAACCCGCTTCGTTTCTTGTCTTTTGTCGTCACGACGCTCTTTTGTTTCGCGGCACCGCTTTCCGCCCAGGCCGGCGATCCACCGCTGAAATGGTGGAAGGGCAACCTGCACACGCATTCGCTTTGGAGCGATGGGGACCAATTTCCTGAAATGATTGGCGATTGGTACCGTCAACGGGATTACAACTTTCTGGCGATCACCGACCACAACGTGCTAAGCGAGGGTGACCGATGGATGTCTCTGAAAAAGATCGTGGCTCGCAGCGATGATGGGATTCTGGATCGTTATCGGGAACGATTCGGGGATTCGTGGGTGGAAACGCGAAGTATCCAAGACGGGAAAGACACCGAAGTCCGCCTGAAACCGTTGGACGAGTTTCGATCCCAGCTTGAAAAGAGTGAAAAGTTCATCTTGATCCCTGCGGAAGAGATCAGCGATCGGGCAGAGGGGAAACCGGTCCACATCAACGCCACCAACCTTTTAGAGGCGATCCCACCGTCGGGCGGTGATACGGTCCGTGAAGTCATGCAGAACAATCTGCGTGCGATTTTGGCGCACGAGAAATCGCATGGCCGACATGTGTTGCCACACATCAACCACCCCAATTTCCACTATGCGATGACCGCAGACGATCTAGCGGCAGTGGTTTCCGAGCGATTCTTTGAAGTCTACAACGGGCATCCGGGCGTGAACCATATGGGCGACCACGAGCACCCGAGCGTCGAACGAATCTGGGATTTGGCGAACGCGATCCGCCGAACGGACCTGGACATTCCACCGTTGATGGGATTGGCGACCGACGACAGCCATGAATACCACGGCAAACCAGGATCACGTCCTGGCCGCGGGTGGGTGATGGTGCGAAGTCGATACTTGTCGCCCGAACATCTGATCAAAGCGATGAAAGCGGGCGACTTCTATTCGTCCAGTGGCGTGACGCTCCGTGACTTGGAATATCAGCCCAGCACCAAGACGCTCTCTTTGCAAGTCGAACCGCAGCCGGGGGCCAAGTACAAAATTGAGTTCATCGCGACTTTGGCACCGGAACCGAACGAGACTGCCGAAGACGCCGAAAAGCGAATCGGGAAAGTCGTCAAGTCAGTCGAAGGCGTCAAAGCGAGTTATCAGGTGACCGGACGCGAGCTGTATGTTCGAGCAGTCATCAGCAGCGATCAACCGCCCCAGGATCCGTCGTTCAAAGACCAAACCCAGCAGGCCTGGACCCAGCCCGTCGGTTGGGAATGA